From the Accumulibacter sp. genome, one window contains:
- the rng gene encoding ribonuclease G, producing the protein MSEEILINFTPQETRVAVTLQGVVQELHIERSASRGFVGNVYLGRIVRILPGMQSAFIDIGLGRTAFLHVADIREPRTGDEPLRPIERLLSEGQSILVQVIKDPMGSKGARLSTQVSLAGRMLVYLPQDRHIGISQRIEREADREALREKLGRLVPGDEPGGFIVRTMAESASEAELAKDIEYLRKLWRDIQVQSTMAAPPALLYQELSLSQRVLRDFVNPETARIVIDSRENFQRLTAFAAEYTPTVAPLLEHYVGERPLFDLHGVEDEIQKALARRVDLKSGGYLIIDQTEAMTTIDVNTGGFVGVRNFDDTIFKTNLEAAQTIARQLRLRNLGGIIIIDFIDMENDEHRSAVLSEFNKALARDHTRLTVNGFTALGLVEMTRKRTRESLAHVLCEECPTCGGRGEVRTARTVCYEILRELLREARQFNAREYRVLGSQAVIDRFLDEESQGLAMLSDFIGKPISLQAEPSYSQEQYDIVLM; encoded by the coding sequence GATCGTCCGCATCCTGCCCGGCATGCAGTCTGCCTTCATCGATATCGGCCTTGGCCGGACCGCCTTTCTCCATGTTGCGGACATCCGGGAGCCACGAACCGGCGACGAGCCGCTGCGACCGATCGAGCGACTGCTCAGCGAAGGCCAGAGCATCCTCGTACAGGTCATCAAGGACCCGATGGGCAGCAAGGGGGCGCGCCTGTCGACACAGGTGTCGCTGGCCGGCCGCATGTTGGTCTATCTGCCGCAGGACAGGCACATCGGCATCTCACAGCGGATCGAGCGCGAGGCCGACCGCGAGGCCTTGCGCGAGAAGCTGGGGCGACTGGTGCCTGGTGACGAGCCGGGCGGCTTCATCGTCCGCACGATGGCCGAGAGCGCGAGCGAAGCCGAACTGGCGAAGGACATCGAGTATCTGCGCAAGCTGTGGCGCGACATCCAGGTACAGTCGACGATGGCGGCGCCACCGGCGTTGCTCTACCAGGAGCTGTCGTTGTCGCAACGCGTCTTGCGCGACTTCGTCAACCCCGAGACGGCGCGCATCGTCATCGATTCGCGCGAGAACTTCCAGCGCCTGACCGCCTTTGCCGCCGAGTACACACCGACGGTGGCGCCCTTGCTCGAGCACTACGTCGGTGAACGACCACTGTTCGATCTGCATGGGGTCGAGGACGAGATCCAGAAGGCACTGGCGCGGCGGGTCGACCTGAAGTCCGGCGGCTACCTGATCATCGACCAGACCGAGGCGATGACCACCATCGACGTCAATACCGGTGGCTTCGTCGGTGTCCGCAACTTCGACGACACCATCTTCAAGACCAACCTCGAGGCCGCGCAGACGATCGCCCGCCAGTTGCGCCTGCGCAACCTGGGCGGCATCATCATCATCGACTTCATCGACATGGAGAACGACGAGCACCGGTCGGCGGTTCTCAGCGAGTTCAACAAGGCACTGGCGCGCGACCACACACGCCTGACGGTGAACGGTTTCACCGCCCTGGGGCTGGTCGAAATGACGCGCAAGCGCACCCGCGAGTCGCTGGCGCACGTCCTCTGCGAGGAATGCCCGACCTGTGGCGGGCGCGGGGAGGTCAGGACAGCGCGCACGGTCTGCTACGAGATCCTGCGTGAACTGCTGCGCGAGGCGCGCCAGTTCAATGCCCGCGAGTATCGGGTCCTCGGCAGCCAGGCGGTGATCGACCGTTTCCTCGACGAGGAGTCACAGGGGCTGGCGATGCTCTCCGACTTCATCGGCAAGCCGATTTCGCTGCAGGCCGAACCGAGCTACTCGCAGGAGCAGTACGACATCGTCCTGATGTGA
- a CDS encoding protein kinase domain-containing protein, with translation MAERATSGVGNDGAGQGQRRSSAADNDLLALPAGHAMHEYRIDRVLGSGGFGITYLAHDTHLDCPVAIKEYLPRDTAGRGPGLSVRPHSTAGASSFAWGLDRFLHECRALASFHHPAIVRVLRYFTANDTAYMVMEYESGEPLDRWLASREPVDAATLQRIVRPLLDGLETIHNTGFLHRDIKPRNIYMRADGSPVLLDFGSARRLATQGQQQLLTAVVTPGFAPAEQYLPDGKQGPWSDLYSLAGVMYWLVTGHLPTESLARLREDPMPTAVAIGRADVYGKAMLRAIDWALTPDENLRPRRVADFRRACLPSAGQPAAEAADPPAVLPTPGSSFSEGCSFIGAVLFSDVCVASTPAEAAAEAAHKEHRQLLATLVSQAVAGVPVNSRLAANTREGCAVCYVGDPEDALRTASRLSAAASQRGLGLHIGINLGPVRVQPDPGGRSRLLGDGVASAFRVMRFAEPGQVLVSAAYVDLIAQLRRSAATCFTALGQRRDPQDRVHDLYLYVGTPGALASQPITASAAATTAGDLTPAVVEEAERVLTAYIGPMARILVRKTLPRAGGRQDLHRLLAEMIPDPPARAAFLAALTHRLQQPATGAKQDSHRPGSPSSAAAAVPTPAATAGSDLAEADCERVGRILARHIGPLAKILLRREAARAADLDSLCRALASQIDSAEQRAHFLREVATGQG, from the coding sequence ATGGCTGAGCGGGCAACGAGCGGCGTGGGCAACGACGGCGCCGGCCAGGGGCAGCGTCGCTCGTCGGCAGCCGACAACGACCTGCTGGCACTGCCAGCCGGCCATGCCATGCACGAGTACCGGATTGATCGCGTTCTCGGCAGCGGCGGCTTCGGCATCACCTATCTGGCGCACGATACGCATCTCGACTGCCCGGTGGCGATCAAGGAGTATCTGCCGCGTGACACTGCCGGCCGTGGGCCTGGGCTGTCGGTGCGCCCGCACTCGACTGCCGGCGCCAGCTCCTTCGCCTGGGGTCTCGATCGTTTTCTGCACGAATGTCGGGCGCTCGCCAGCTTTCACCATCCCGCGATCGTGCGCGTACTGCGCTACTTCACTGCCAACGACACGGCCTACATGGTCATGGAATACGAAAGCGGAGAGCCGCTCGACAGATGGCTGGCCAGTCGCGAGCCAGTCGATGCCGCCACGCTGCAGCGCATCGTGCGACCCTTGCTCGACGGGCTCGAAACCATCCACAACACCGGCTTCCTGCATCGCGACATCAAGCCGCGCAACATCTACATGCGGGCCGACGGCTCACCGGTGCTGCTCGACTTCGGCTCGGCCCGACGCCTGGCCACGCAGGGACAGCAGCAGTTGCTGACCGCGGTCGTGACGCCCGGCTTCGCACCGGCCGAGCAGTACCTGCCCGACGGCAAGCAGGGCCCGTGGAGCGACCTCTACTCGCTGGCCGGGGTGATGTACTGGCTGGTCACGGGTCACCTGCCAACCGAGAGCCTGGCGCGGCTGCGCGAGGACCCAATGCCCACTGCGGTGGCGATCGGTCGGGCTGATGTCTACGGCAAGGCGATGCTGCGGGCCATCGATTGGGCGCTGACGCCCGACGAGAACCTGCGCCCGCGACGGGTGGCGGATTTCCGCCGCGCCTGCCTGCCGTCGGCCGGGCAACCCGCGGCGGAAGCAGCCGACCCGCCAGCGGTGCTGCCGACGCCCGGCAGTTCCTTCAGTGAAGGCTGCAGCTTCATCGGCGCGGTCCTCTTCAGCGACGTGTGCGTTGCTTCGACGCCAGCCGAGGCGGCCGCCGAGGCGGCGCACAAGGAGCACCGCCAGCTTCTGGCGACGCTGGTCAGCCAGGCCGTCGCCGGCGTGCCGGTGAACAGCCGCCTGGCAGCGAATACCCGCGAGGGTTGTGCCGTCTGCTACGTCGGCGACCCCGAGGATGCCCTGCGCACCGCCAGCCGGCTCAGTGCGGCAGCGAGCCAACGCGGGCTGGGCCTGCACATCGGCATCAACCTCGGGCCGGTACGCGTCCAGCCCGATCCCGGAGGCCGCTCTCGCCTGCTCGGCGATGGCGTTGCCAGCGCCTTCCGCGTCATGCGTTTCGCCGAGCCCGGTCAGGTTCTGGTCAGCGCCGCCTATGTCGATCTGATTGCGCAGCTGCGCCGCAGCGCGGCGACCTGTTTCACCGCGCTTGGCCAGCGGCGCGACCCGCAGGACCGGGTGCATGACCTCTACCTTTACGTCGGTACACCGGGCGCGCTCGCCTCGCAGCCGATCACCGCCAGTGCCGCCGCAACGACGGCGGGTGACCTGACGCCGGCCGTCGTCGAGGAGGCCGAACGGGTATTGACGGCGTACATCGGACCGATGGCTCGCATCCTGGTGCGCAAGACGCTGCCGCGTGCCGGCGGACGCCAGGATCTGCACCGCCTTCTGGCGGAAATGATCCCCGATCCCCCAGCCCGGGCGGCATTTCTCGCCGCGCTCACGCACAGGTTGCAGCAGCCAGCGACGGGCGCGAAACAGGACAGTCATCGTCCCGGCTCGCCTTCGTCAGCAGCCGCGGCCGTGCCGACACCTGCCGCCACCGCCGGCAGTGATCTCGCCGAGGCCGACTGCGAGCGCGTCGGCCGGATACTGGCACGTCATATCGGCCCTCTGGCGAAGATTCTGTTGCGTCGTGAAGCCGCCAGGGCGGCCGACCTGGATTCGTTGTGCCGGGCGCTGGCCAGCCAGATCGACAGTGCAGAGCAGCGTGCCCACTTCCTCAGAGAGGTCGCTACGGGGCAGGGCTGA
- a CDS encoding c-type heme family protein, producing the protein MGLRLKFNLVLLAVFLAGFSVTGYVSRTLLDRHAGEQVLGEARLLMEAALAVRAYTVDEVRPHLVGQMDKVFLPQTVPAFAATETLQHLRRNYANYAYKEATLNPTNLRDRPADWEADLIHSFRNRAEQKEISGERDTPTGRLLYVAHPIRIESPACLQCHSTPDVAPPSMIRIYGPANGFGWKLNEVVGAQVVSVPMSVPLENAAQAFRTFMVSLAVVFAVVFVVLNLLLSWLIIRPVTRLSAAADKVSTGDFEQPEFPEKGGDEVAVLASSFNRMRRSLEKAMQMIDG; encoded by the coding sequence ATGGGTCTGCGACTGAAATTCAATCTCGTGTTGCTCGCCGTGTTCCTTGCCGGCTTCTCCGTCACCGGCTATGTTTCCCGGACCTTGCTCGACCGGCACGCGGGCGAGCAGGTGCTTGGCGAGGCGCGCCTGCTGATGGAAGCGGCGTTGGCGGTGCGTGCGTATACGGTCGACGAGGTGCGGCCGCACCTCGTCGGACAGATGGACAAGGTCTTCCTGCCGCAGACGGTGCCGGCTTTTGCCGCCACCGAAACGCTTCAGCACCTGCGACGGAATTACGCCAACTACGCCTACAAGGAAGCGACGCTCAATCCGACGAACCTGCGCGACCGGCCCGCCGACTGGGAAGCCGACCTGATCCACAGCTTCCGGAACCGTGCCGAGCAGAAGGAGATCAGTGGTGAGCGCGACACGCCCACCGGCCGGCTGCTCTACGTCGCCCATCCGATCCGCATCGAGTCGCCGGCCTGTCTTCAGTGCCACAGCACACCCGACGTCGCGCCACCGTCGATGATCCGCATCTACGGCCCGGCCAATGGCTTCGGCTGGAAGCTCAATGAGGTTGTCGGGGCGCAGGTCGTTTCGGTCCCGATGTCCGTGCCACTGGAGAACGCGGCACAGGCCTTCCGCACCTTCATGGTGTCGCTGGCGGTGGTGTTCGCGGTCGTCTTCGTCGTCCTCAACCTGCTTCTCTCCTGGCTGATCATACGGCCGGTGACGCGCCTGTCGGCGGCGGCCGACAAGGTCAGCACCGGTGATTTCGAGCAACCGGAGTTTCCCGAGAAGGGTGGCGACGAGGTTGCCGTGCTGGCCAGCTCGTTCAACCGGATGCGTCGCAGTCTCGAGAAGGCGATGCAGATGATCGATGGCTGA